The nucleotide sequence AGAGTTCCCAAAAACAAGAATGTAACctataaaattatgaaaaatggtgCATTCATGGTAAAGTACAGTACACTAAGAGATAAGAAAGAGTGAGATCACCAGAATAATTCCAATTTTGATTAGAGTTTTCTTACAAGAGAGAATCCAAATACTCACTCACAGTGGTGTATTTCACGTGTGGATATAGTTTGCTTCCATCCAAGCCAGATGAGTCGATGCTAAAGTATGTGTGATCACCCTTTATGAAAGCAGAATATATAAAAATGAAATCCCTGTTGCCTGGAAATGGTGTCTCTGCAATTTAAAACAGTCGTATCACCATACAACAAAACAGTAAAACATGTCTTGGCAGGAGAAAAAAGAACAACCGAATCATTTATAAAGATGAGTTGACATATTGCAGTCTACTGCTATTCGAAGTTTCTTGAAGATTAACACCTGATGCATGATCTATTTTATAAGTAGGAGCAAAAGAAATAGTGAAATCATTTATAAAGATAGGTCGGCATGCTGCAAGCTTGCAGAGAAGCTATATTGTAAGTATTCTTGCACATCAATGTATCATTTATGATctgttttatataaatatataatgctCTTGTggctaattttagatttaagaaTCCTCAGCGCTTTCTTTTATGAGATGAACAAAAACAAGTAATAGACTAAAACTTTtgcttctatttttctgttaTGGATGTCAATAAGAAGATGTTACATACTCATCAAAACCATTGGCCATATGCAGCAAGTAACAATGTTTTTAACATACCATGAATGATTCTAAGGAGTTGCTCCTCTGGTATATAAACCTTCTCAAGAATCTTTCCGCTTTTCATCTCCCACATCTCAACCAATTCATTCATTGAATAGACGTTACCTGGGGGTCTCAAATATAATACCATATTTAATGTCCTTGGATCATCTATGGTACAGATTGTGAAGGTGGCAACATCAACATCCATTAAAGAGACAGCTGCAGAGAACATTGCCACTAAAAGTATTAATATAAGATAGAGCATCCAATCACCATAACCCAATTCATGGAAAGAAATACAAACGGAAGCCAGTAATACTCCAAGAAAGCCAAATACAACTAGaagagtatatgtaaaatagaGAAACTATGTTTCACGGCTATTAAAGGTAATATTAAGCATTAAGATTTGTCAAGTGACCTTTAACATTCCCGTCGCCAAAGATCTTTATTTCGTCTCTTGGAGGAGTGTTTAGACCTGGTTGCACAAGCGAAGGAAGCAAGTACCTCATCAGGAAATTGCAAGAAATGTAGGTGTAAGGAATGCCTTCATTCTCTATACAACGTCGAATTTCAATTTTCTCCTTATAATGGCCATGGTCCATGCCAAGGATTTGAACTTTATTAGGATCGGCTCCAAATTCAGATGGAACAAACCTCTGCAGCCATTTGGAGTGAATTCAGTAATAAAGACACAATAAGTTGCAGGACAATGTTTGCACGCCATTTCTCTTGACAAAAAATGGAAGATAATGAAGCTGTTTCATTAACCAATTATAGGAGGTAAAAAGGTGTGGGTAATTACAGTCAGACTGATGATCCAAAGTCTTAATGCAGAAAAAACCTTTTAAACAATTAATATCACAATGCAATAAACATTACCAACAAATTAGTCGTGTAAGCTCATGTTTATTGTTTCGGCAAGAACATAATTGTGTTACTCTGCCCCTCCTTCCATCAAGGAATTTATATAAACAAAAAGGAGAAAGTAATTTATGCTTGTCAGCATAAGGAACTTATACGTTCATCAACGAAGCCATAGTTATACCAGAAAAGCCTTGTGAGAAATAACTGCATTCAGCCACAGAAGCCCCCAACTACTTTCATACTATTCCAAGGAAGCATGTTCATACACCTGcctgttttatatttttattgagTTATTGCAAATTCCATACCCCTACCCCCCtcccccacccaaaaaaaaaaaactccatttCATTTCTTGTTCCTAAAGACGTTGTATAGAAGCAATCGATTCATATTTGGAGATTTCCATTGACACAATGAATGAGTTTTGTCGATCATCTGTAAGTGAACAGTTAATTGTGTTCAACCAAATTCATGCTCTGTGCTGGGGTACTTCCATCATAAGTTTTACTTTAGAAGTTCGTTGACGTAGAAACATACTCAGTCAGAAAGGCCTCAAGGACCGAACAAAGAGTTGCTAGAGCAAGATGAAGATAAATTTTCTCATAGGTATTAAACAAATTGCAAAATTTTTCACCTTGATGCACCCTGCCTCTTTTATAGCTCGAATAAGAAGCTTTTGATCCAGCGTTTGCTTTGATGGCACCGCACATATTACAACATCTACTTGCTTGACAGCTTCAAGAAGACTTGGAAAGTCTTGTAAAGAACCCTAAATCAATTAAACATATTAACGAATAAGCAAAGCAAAGGATCCTAAGTCATAACTAACACGAAATCAACCGTGTATGTAGGAAAAAGGCTAATTTTTAGAGACCAACTACCAAAATCAGCATTTCTTTTCCCTTCGAATTATGACATACATATTATTTTGACGGGCTAAGAAGGATTTCATCAAGCGAACAGAGCAGTTaagtcctttgatccagcgagACATTTTAGCCATCAACATGAGCACATTTTCTTAGATGGAATACAGagggacagagagagagagagagagagagagagaatacctTGAGGAGAGTGACGCCGTCGGCGGCGAAGGAGCGGAGGAGGAGAGACTTTTGTGGGTCGGAGAAGGCAGGCTCCCGAACGAGGGCGAAGGTGGGGTGGCCCGCCGCAAGGCTGGCCCTCACCAGCTCCCGCCCTAGAGTCCCCGTCGCCCCGATCACCAGGATCCGGCTCTTGCTCCCTCTCTCCATCGCCATGGCCGTCGTCCAAAAAGCTCTCAAGTCCCAGATATCGCTCGAGAAAATGTCAAGGCCAGCGTCTCGCTCTCTTTCACCTCCATCCATTTGGGCATCATAAATAGATATATCGCGTCGTGTCGGCTTGTGGGCTAACGccgacccaacccaacccaacccaataTGGGTTAGAGTGGTGTTGGGCTGGGCTCGTCAGGGTTAAATAGGATAGATCAAGTTGTATAGCCGTACAGGCAATTTAACATTGTTAAAAAGTTTGGATATTTTGTCTTAGATTAGTTAGTGAGGTGGTTGAGATTTcatttgaattcacttacacAATTATAACacctaaaataaattttaatttttataaatttttacatgaacataagtatacatttatttatttatttatcatatTTAGCAGTGTTGAACAGGGTTCAGATTGGACTGAAGTTAGAGTTGGTTGTTGAGTACAAGCTCAAATCTCATTCAACCCTATTTGTAGCTGGACTGAGATTCTTTAGTGCTTTCTCTGCCCAAGTTCGCAAAATCTCTATGTATTCGACTCAACAGGGGATCGAGCTGATCAGGTTTGCTTGAGTCCATGCCAAGCTGCCTTATGGGATAATGAGAATTAATAGGTGCAACTATATAGTTGTATTTCAAGATaagcatcttgatttttcttaatttgtGTACTTCAAATTTGGCAAATTACAACCGGAATCAACTTTTAGTAGTTTATCAAGGCAATAAGCTGGCCATTTAACATGTAACAAATCATACAACCTCTCTAGAGATATTTAGTTTTTAAAAACCAGCATATAGATACATACAATGCATGTTTAGTGAATGAGaacaaattatttaaaataataagtaatattaaatatataaagaaacacagaaaattaaaatgagAGATGGATTTTGGTTGGGAATAATAATTTTGATAGAGAGGGATAAAGAGACAAAGGAGAATTTAGATTTAGCATGATATTTCTGTAAGCATTAATATCAACAAAAACTTAATTCATAATGCACAAGGAATTTTAGTACATTTATTATGGAGGTGATTGACGTAATTCTACATTTGATTGGATcgaaaaaatagaagagaaaataaaagagaCAAGAAAGAAGAGGTCTAATAGCTATCAGCCTGTTTATAGGTTTTGCAAGTTGAGAAATCCTGCTAAAAAAGAAACCTTTTATCCAATTTGCTACCTCAGATATTATTTATATGAAGATACTAAGAACTACACCACTTAATTCAACAAAATcatatagggctcgtttggttcgcaggaagcattttcctttctaggaatatgattcctgggaaacaaattcctaggaagagaatgcctaggaaaatacttttggcatgtttggttgaccatgggaaagtgacaaatttccaaggtgattatgtttggttggccatccactttcctaggaaagttatatataattcctattatgcccttaataaaaattagatttttaatgcctctttaatgcttctttaatgctgaagttactttttgggaaaaagtaaaaatggagtgattcccgcctcatgggaaagtaactttcccatgtttctcatgggaaagactttcccatgaaatgtgggaatcacattcccatgggaatacaacttttccttctctctcctttgaaaactccaaccaaacaagaggcatctcattactttcccgttgaccacactttccccccttcttttcccgcgaaccaaacgagcccataagCATTCTAAAGAAGACATGTTTTCTAAACATGTACTTGCTAATgactgaggaaaaaaaaagaacaaatatAGACAGATCTGGAAATGCCAACAAGCTGATCTTCTGAATTGTCCCCCAGAAGTGAGCTCGAGTGACTCCAGCTTATAGTCTGAAtaaatgtgtgtgtgtgtgtgtttgtttcGGTAGCAACAAATGCATGTTATAGGTCACTTTTTCAGTGACTTTGATTCTTCAACTTCATTCAACTTGCATTGATTGCTACCTGTAGATTTCTCCCAAAATCTTGGTAATTGTGTCATGTCATTTCATTGGTTTTAATCTTTGAGAATGTTTGCCTAACTTTGCACGACACATGATGCTTCTAATGATGTTAATCTTCACATCGTCTATATATTCCTTTCCTCTTTTGTCTATACCTATTGAAAAGAGGTGAATacaatttttttccctttatgaataatcaaaatttttgaaTCCTCTTGTATTGTTAGTTTGTGCAAACAAATTACAGAAACATGACTTATGAATAACTTTGTTCAGACAAAAGATCGCTTCTTTTGGCTCTAGACTCGACTCTTCAAGATgcagattaaaaatattttattattgcaTTGATATTCTCTGGATTaacaagaaaaaagataatTGTATTTAGTAGTGGTAGAGTGGTATTTAAGGGTAGCAGCGCATGCTCCAATATTAACAAAGCATCAAATTTAATTgacttcaaggagtatcaaaaaTACACAATTAACAGTCAGAAGTCAATGTGCCGTGTCTCTTAAAGatggtatttatttatttataatagtaGCATCGTCTTGTCCAACTTGAAAGAATAGTTGTCATTGTTCATTAACATCAAACCaccaaaatttctatcaaattaaaACAAATTAAATATAACACCAAACGAAAGTATAAACAATCAAAAAGGATCAATTATATTATTTGGGAGGAAATTTGGGGTAAAGGTATGTAAACAAGAGCATCATCCTACTAACATTGTAGAGGTACCGAAGGACCCAAgggaacgaaaaaaaaaaatctgagcaacaaaataataaaaaaaaaacagaaattggtgaactcaaagtctgtatcatttctttttttcaaaatccTCCAATATcttaaatattataatattataatatattgatttattttattgtgatagaaatatttttttgatcatTTTTGATGTTTGTAAGAAAGTTGGTTTTATATTAGTTCCTATCAT is from Phoenix dactylifera cultivar Barhee BC4 chromosome 6, palm_55x_up_171113_PBpolish2nd_filt_p, whole genome shotgun sequence and encodes:
- the LOC103703736 gene encoding probable pinoresinol-lariciresinol reductase 3, whose amino-acid sequence is MAMERGSKSRILVIGATGTLGRELVRASLAAGHPTFALVREPAFSDPQKSLLLRSFAADGVTLLKGSLQDFPSLLEAVKQVDVVICAVPSKQTLDQKLLIRAIKEAGCIKRFVPSEFGADPNKVQILGMDHGHYKEKIEIRRCIENEGIPYTYISCNFLMRYLLPSLVQPGLNTPPRDEIKIFGDGNVKAVSLMDVDVATFTICTIDDPRTLNMVLYLRPPGNVYSMNELVEMWEMKSGKILEKVYIPEEQLLRIIHETPFPGNRDFIFIYSAFIKGDHTYFSIDSSGLDGSKLYPHVKYTTVSEYLDSLL